One genomic segment of Leptospira kirschneri serovar Cynopteri str. 3522 CT includes these proteins:
- a CDS encoding MBL fold metallo-hydrolase, with the protein MIVQLYGTRGSIPSPLRTKEYIQKVTQILEIVRDKGPEVLTNIQKFISNLPTYLSHVVGGNTTCVSVTTSSGKRLVFDCGTGLRILGDELMRKEFQNGEGKLSLFFSHTHWDHIQGIPFFKPIYIPGNEFHFYSPFPDLQERLEKQHSPEYFPIPFSGLASTKIFTCLNPGETLDLEVDCRISFYPLKHPGGSYAYRVEEKGKVFIFATDAEFTGEDFDSISEMKPFFENADLLVLDAQYTLDESFQKFDWGHTSYTMAVNCAVAWNVKTLVLTHHEPVYSDDVLDLILEEAKAHSVSLGNSSMKIELAVEGNVYKLI; encoded by the coding sequence ATGATCGTTCAGTTATACGGAACCAGAGGTTCGATTCCTTCTCCTCTCCGCACCAAAGAATACATTCAAAAAGTGACTCAGATTTTGGAAATCGTCCGAGACAAGGGTCCAGAAGTTCTTACCAATATTCAAAAATTTATTTCTAATTTGCCTACCTATTTATCCCACGTAGTAGGCGGGAATACTACCTGCGTTTCGGTCACAACTTCTTCCGGAAAAAGATTGGTTTTTGATTGTGGAACCGGACTTAGAATTTTAGGGGACGAGTTGATGCGGAAAGAATTTCAGAACGGAGAAGGAAAGCTTTCTTTATTTTTTTCGCATACTCATTGGGATCATATCCAAGGAATTCCATTTTTTAAACCGATCTATATACCCGGAAATGAATTTCATTTTTATTCACCTTTTCCGGATCTGCAGGAGCGTTTAGAAAAACAACATTCTCCCGAATACTTTCCCATCCCATTTTCCGGACTTGCTTCCACGAAAATCTTTACCTGTCTGAATCCGGGCGAAACGTTGGATTTGGAAGTGGATTGTAGGATCAGTTTTTATCCTCTCAAACACCCGGGCGGGTCGTATGCCTACCGAGTGGAGGAAAAAGGAAAGGTATTTATTTTTGCTACGGACGCGGAGTTTACAGGGGAGGATTTCGATTCTATTTCGGAGATGAAACCTTTCTTTGAAAACGCAGACTTACTCGTTTTAGATGCCCAATATACTTTGGACGAATCCTTCCAAAAATTTGACTGGGGACATACATCCTACACGATGGCCGTAAACTGTGCGGTCGCCTGGAATGTGAAAACTCTCGTATTGACCCATCACGAACCCGTTTATTCGGATGACGTGTTGGATCTCATTCTGGAGGAAGCTAAGGCACACTCGGTTTCGCTCGGTAACTCTTCCATGAAAATAGAACTCGCCGTCGAAGGAAACGTATATAAATTAATATGA